The nucleotide sequence AACGAAATTGATGCAGAGGAGGAATAATGATGAGTTTATGGATATTAGATACGGATCATATCTCTGAATTGCAAAGAAGAAATCCCAGAGTGATACAGCGTATTGATGGAATTAATCCTGAACATTTAGCCGTCACAATTATTACAGTAGAAGAACAAGTTAGAGGACGACTTGATGTAATTAGACGCGCGGAACAAGCCAATAATGTACTATTAATACAAAGTTATGCAAGGTTGCGAGAAACTATCAACTTTTTTAAAAATCTTTGTGTCCTTGATTTTGATCAACAAGCTTTCCTTTATTATACAGAATTAAAACGTCAAAAAATTAAAAT is from Planktothrix serta PCC 8927 and encodes:
- a CDS encoding type II toxin-antitoxin system VapC family toxin; the protein is MSLWILDTDHISELQRRNPRVIQRIDGINPEHLAVTIITVEEQVRGRLDVIRRAEQANNVLLIQSYARLRETINFFKNLCVLDFDQQAFLYYTELKRQKIKIGTQDLKIASIVLSQQAILVTRNRKDFEKIPNLLIEDWTI